The DNA segment ATAGAAAATTATGATTATAACtaacattatatatgtacatatatttattaaatacacatattaatatatagtaaaaaaacgacaataaaattatgtacatgtcatgcaaaaaaaaaaaagctgtacataattttataaaaagggTAAAAtataaacgaaaaaaattataacaacgaatataaatgtttctcacaaaaatttatacatgattcatatttacatttaatgtaaaaaaatatttgatagGATACGTAAAATAGTTACTcttcaaattatttatataatatggatatacataattattcGCATTTTGTGTgcacatattatataaattttgacATGTACATGTAATAAATTAGCTGTATGTacagttattattattatttttgatcACACTTTATTAAAATGTTTCCTTTTAAAGtgtgttattttttattcaatattcacaaattataaaatgtgTATTATTGGCTAGacaaacataaaaaataaaagaatttatttatttgtaaaaaGCTTACATAATATTTCTGTTTTTGTTGCCTATTCCTTTTTGGTGCATATATTTCCAATCATCCCATTCGcgatcatttttatctttctCTATTTCTTCTTCCATAcactttttataataatcatcatcttcattatcatcatcactATCGCTCAGTTCACTATTtcctatatttttattttttccttttttatttttattttctgaaTTGTTAATACCTTTTAGTGCATATTGTGATTCGATTTGTGCACATTCTTCTAACGAAATTGTTGGTAAATTATGAAAAGGTTTAAAAACTAATTCTTTGTAATAGTTACGAATTTGTGTAATATCTGaaatttgcatattttttttaattttaaaaatcaCTGGTTTTTTAGTGTAATTAGCggatttattatcattagaTAATGAAGGGAAATTATGAccatgttcataattttttttttcatcattttttttactcaTTTCTTTATTTCTCATTTCAAGAACAAGCATTTCTGTATCCATTAAGTCTATTGTATTTAATGTTtgaattaatttatatttaattatggATAAATACATTTCTCTATATTCTTCATCATCATGATTGgtttgataaaaattatcATTGTCATTATTGGAAGTggaatttatattttcgcgtttttttaaattcattttagctagttcattatatatttgttgatattttttttcatctttaactcttttaatttttatatttcttctATTTATTGCATTATGTGTACCATTACTACTTTTGTAGGAATCTCGATCACAATTtgtattatcatcattatcattatcatcatatagatattcatttatttgtacaatattatatatattaacaatagtaataaattcgttaaaatataatttagcATCTTTAAGTCTATCAAATcgtatatctatattaattgtTTCATAACATAATGCACCTAATATATGaggtattaataaaaatttcaaaTAATTTGTGTGAATATCATCTAcatcttcattttttgaaaaaatatcactactacttatatattttccaaCTAACttaaatgcatatattaaatgatcAATAATTTCATCTTTgttcttaacatttttttcagtGGGTATTAACCCACCTTCATAGTTTTTTATTAGTtcaattatttctttttttttaaaaacagaTTCATATTCATGCAAATTTTTACTATggttaattatatattcatcaaacaaaatatacaaCTCATCAAACAATGTGCTCACAACATTCATTTCCATTGTTTGTAGTTTCGTTATTTCGTTACTTCGTTTTTTCGTTATTTCGTTACTTCGTTTTTTCGTTATTTCGTTACTTCGTTATTTCGTTACttcgttatttttttattattttttatatttttttactatttttttaacttctCAAAAGTACGAATAAAAAGATGtacataaatatgtattatatagagagcaataaatgtaaaaattatttttttaatttttagattgtatataataacaCTCGATCAATTATACAAATTTCCAAATGTGTGTTGAAGTAGCCTGCAATATTGGCTAACTACAcgtattttgtttattttgtttattttttttattttttttattttttttattttgtttattttgtttattttgtttattttttttattttttttatttttttttttgggaattTATAATTAAGGTATGAGGCTACTAGGTTCCACTTTTAACGCATTGCGTAtgtatgtaatatatatacatgtaattatatttttttttttttttttttttttttttttatggatATACGATTAGTACTACTTCGTATGCACTTTTTAATGAAAACGTTCTTTTTTTCTCTCTttccaaattttttttaaaaaaccttaattaataatagtttatttttctttaatttttatttcgaTCTTATATagatttaattttttaacaattatttttttttatcaaaattattatgtacatGTGTAATATCGTAAggtttatataaaaattgtggtttttattttacatataagagatattttttttgcgaATAAAATAGTATAGACAAATAGggtttaaaacaaaaaaaaaaattgcacAATTAAGccgataaaaaaataacataaaaatatgatagaatgaaaatatttaaaaaaaaataatacaaacaAGATATAGAAATGTATAAATAACAAATctgaatttataaaaataaaaatctaTTAGATGAGGAATgaagatatattatttttatgttaaaaagtgaaataacaacaaaaaaaaaaaaaaaaaaaaaaaaaaaaaaagaagatataCTAAGAATATgttattatgaaaaaacagattatatattgtaataaatattttggaGTAAATAAAAGTTTTGTATTAGGTTTTCGATTTTATAGTAACAATACACATGATGAAAAGGaagtaaatttttttaataatttatatgataaatGGTGGGGTGAAAccaaatatgaaaataaatgtagTGTTAACAGTTTCTATAGCattttaaacaaaatattaggAAAAGATGTATATAGCTTACATGATTATAATAAGCAAAgatttgattttattttaaaaaattatgaatttttattatgtgaaaaaataaaaaaaggaaaagcTCAAATAGATATCAACATTTTAGATGTTGGATGTGGTGGTGGTATTTTATGTGAATACAtccaaaataatattttttattttttactaaaaaatataaatatttcaaaattagaaaacataaatataaatatagaagGTATAGATGTGTCAACCAAATTGATTGAATTGTCAAAAAGGCGAATACGTGAAAGGCaagaaaaagagaaaaaagagaaaaaagaaaaagaagaaaaaaaagaaaaaaaaggtCAAAATTGCCAGAGTGAACAGAGTGAAGGAAATGTTTACAAACTCGACAAAACcgctataaatataaatttaaattataaaaattgtgataTATCTGATTTGGTATATTCAAATgatatgaacaaaaaaaaatatgatattgtTATATCATCAGAAGTGATCGAGCATATACCaaacgataaaaaaaaacacttCATAAATtgcataaataaaatatgcaaTCCTATGGCACTTATTGTTTTTAcaacaataaataaaaacattttttcatatttatattcaatttttttagcaGAATATATCACAGGAATTATACCCAAGGTATGCCCAACACTATTTTGCATTCGCTATTTTGTATTGCACTATTTTACACTCACTACTTTACATTCACTACTTTACACTCACTACTTTACACTCACTACTTTACATATTTTCCTTTTAGGGGACTCACAATTATGATTCTTTTATTGGAGAAACGGAgctaattaatatatgcaaccAATTTGAgctttataatttaaacacagaatatgttatatacattccaataataaggaattattttaaaacaaacaaactaaaattgttatatatgGCATCATTTgtttatcaaaataataaaaaataataaaaaataataaaaactaaGAAAGAATTGTTAATTATCATCTGTGtatctatatatacataaatattgtAATAGAATTGGATACTTTTTATGTACGAAAtgtgatatttttttatatttttttatatttttttaatttttttgatttttttttattattttattactattgtaataaatgaagaatgtgaaacaattatataatacattcaactattttgttaatgttgtttttttgtatatatgcTAAATAAATCATTTATTGGAAAGGGTTTGAAAAGGGACGATAAAAAATTTgacataaattttttttttttaattttagtaatatttgaatagacaatataataataaatggaGAAAATTATTTCCTCGGTTGGAAATTACAACATCTCTACATAATCCAAAATGAAACGATAAAGCAATAAAGcgataaaatataaaaaaaattgtataaaatgttaaaaatgtataaaaattgtatgttaataacatatttatattgatatacattttacaatttttcttaaaaatattcaaatttctttttttgttttaaaaaaaatatatctaaatttttaattatattccATTCAGTTCATTCATTACATTATTCCACTTTTGAGTTGCGTATTTTTTATACCCATctagcttttttttttttttttttttttttttcaaatatattttttttaattttattttactaaaATAAACTTTATGTATGTTTTCCGAAATATAAAGAATAGTACAATTATTAAATGgatgaataaaatatagaaaatataaaaaatatagaaataaattttgataaGAGTAATTAGGATGatgcatgtatgtatgtatggaCTATTGAGAGAATGAAGATTGTatttttgtgaaaaaaaataatataaaatagattatgatataacaaaaaaataaataaaatacagAAAAAAGTGGTAAAATGTGGCCAATTGCAATTTTATTGTTTGGTGGAGGAGTTTTATTAGCAAAGAAAGGAAtgaattatatgaaaaatcaaaaagtggggttaaataaaaattttttttttccatcaaatttaaataaaaatttaagtaatgtatttttaaaacCTGATATGAAAGGATTTGAAAGAACAATGTCAAAATCGGAAGcatacaaaatattaaatataaaccCAACAACAAATAGAGAAAGAATCAGAGAAGTTCACAAACAACTGATGTTAAAAAATCATCCAGACAATGGAGGTACTATAAGAATAGGAAACTGCGTAAACCATGTTGCAGTGCCTTTTTTTGCGCCTTTTTTTGCGCCTTTTTTTGTGCCTTTTTTTGCGCCTTTTTTGTGCCTTTTTTTGCGCCTTTTTTTCCGCTTTTTTTtccgattttttttttttttttttttacttatttttttacttctCTCCACTCTTGTACGCAGGCTCCACATACATAGCGGCGAAGGTAAATGAGGCAAAAGACATTTTGTtgaaatagtaaaaaatgaagaataaTCAAAATTGGCAAACCATATTCAAAATGACAATACCAAATGACAGGCAGAGGAAAAGCATTTAAAAGTTTTGCCTGAAAAGTTGTTATGCTAATTACTatagttatattttatatcatatatttttctccAAATATGGGAAAAGAGAAATGCCCACATAATCCATGTATTATCtgaataacaatataaatatgacaattaaaaaaatatatatttattttaaatattcttagaaaagttatattttcaaaatgtgTGCAAAAGTAGTTTAGCTTTTGCCGCgatttctctttttttccactttttttctcattttttccactttttttctatttttttcttatttttctcattttttcgTACAATACGCGGGCATTTCATTGGGGAAAATGCGCGAGTATACGAACTTTGGAAAAGAttcacaatttttaaaaaaaaatcgaaagAAAACgcaatatattatttttttataaaaattataatattaataaattgatttagtatataataacaatttttttcttaaatgtCTTATCCGAAAAATATGATCATAGtaattatgttttaataaaataacagaattgtgtttttattatttagaAATGAAAAAGTTATACTCAAAAAATTTGAGTGTAGAAGAGTTGGATGaacttataaaaaatgaagaaataaaatatgaatatttaaaaaaagaaaatgaaaaaattaaagaaaaaaatttaaaaattcaaaaaaaattattgaaCTATGTTGAATGTGACAACTTTACatgtgaaaataataaaaattataatttagaaaaatataacatcATATTGGAATCAATTAtagattatataaataaattaaaagcaATTGATACATACAtgaaaaatgatatatattatttatttgataatttcttttattgTATAAAGGAAGCGATTCTTAAACAAAACAGCTTATGGTATTTTACATAATTATGTTAACcattctaaatatatatatgcatgtttatattgttttacaAAATAGTGCTAAGTGGAAATTGATTAGACCGTTGTTTGTTTAGGTCTAGAAGTTTGCAATTTGCTCGCTATTTTTTCGCTATTTTTTTCGCTACATTTTTCTACTTATTTTTCTACTTATTTTTTCCCCTTTTTTTTCTACTTATTTTCTCCTTTTTTCCCCCTTTTTTCATGGTGAAAGCCAGCTGATGAAAAATGACATGTCCTATTTCAATGTTCCAGAAAAGAGCGAATTGTTTcgaaaaaatttattaacattaagaaaaataaatgaacatAATAGCATATTGAGGGCTCGTATTTTTCTTTTCAATAAATTtaaggaaaaaaatgaaaatttaatCCACGCCAATTTTGAGCAATtagaattaaaatataaaaacttaaaaggaaaggaaaatattttagaaaGCAAAATTCAAAACCTCAAcaacaaaataaagaaatcaACAGAGGTAGctaaaaatcaaaatatgaaaaaaatgaagatttataataattttaataaaacaaaaatatatgtgtatatatagatatatatatttgaaatatattaatgttttAAATCATCACATTGATTAttctcaattttttttttatcagaAAAAATTGCACTatgacgaaaaaaaaaactatttaaaaaatttattggAGGATAAAATACTAATGCTCGAAGAATCATAcaacgaaataaaaaaaaaaaagcaacttataaataatttaaaagtgaaaaaagAAGAGTCAGTTAAAAAGTTCAATCTAGCTGAAACTGGAAACGTAACAAAAGGCGTCATCGAAGAGTATCACGACAAAAGGGAACACTTAAAAAAGTTGAACGAAATGGTAAGACAAATAAGCTATAGCTAGTGAGCGATTTTACAACTAGGCATGATTTGTTTCACGATTAGCTAGCTTAATTTggaggaaataaaaaaaaatataaaaatatataaaaaaattatgaacgtTCATGTCGTTTTGAcctgttattttttttttcacaattactattattactatatttGTGTGTTTCAACTTTTAGCTAGAAGAAGTGAAGCGTAAATATGAGTGCTTAAATaaaagttaataaaaaaggtaactatttgttttaaaaatttcaaaaatgttttagttttcgcattattaaaaaagaataaaaagacgaagaaaaagaataaaaataatatgaacaggaataaatatttattactttcatacaaacaaattatgtatgtgcatatgtatattatatttatttctacaTAATGTGAATGTATGCAGTTTTGTGAATTCAAACAAAGTATAAATATGAactaaaaaagaaaaataattaaataatgaaaatgtgtaaaaaaaggaaaaaaaaaaaaaaatagattaaGCAAACCGTCGTCACAAATAATTCTGTATGTTCATGCGCCAAACACGAAGCAAGCCTTGTTACTTGAAAACAGGGAATGCTCAAATGTTGCCATATTTGTATGCCAAAACAATTATTGTGTGCAATTGTTTggcttttaaaaattaaaatgttTTTGGAACCAGGCGTGCTTTTTGAGGTCGCTAAAACAATGCCTTCTCTTTGAGCAAAGctaaaaattgaaaataaaaaataaaaaagtaaaaattagCAAATTAAAAAGTAGCAAAGTAAAAATTAGCAAATTAAAAAGTAGCAAAGTAAAAATTAGCAAATTAAAAAGTAGCAAAGTAAAAATTAGCAAAATAACAAAGTAAAAACATAATGCAGGATAAGGAAAGGTCGAAAATGTGCGCTTTTTGTATGACTTGTTCATGCATATTACTTCATaacaaaaattttttaattcgaAGGAAACAAAATGCGGGAAAAAGAAATTTGTATTGTGTATCTGTTCGTACATTCCCTCCTGAAAAATGAAACGAAGTAAACGAAATGAATAAAGTGGAAACACAAAGCAATGATAGAAAACCATATTGTTTTGTATAAGCAAGGAGAGtgataaatatttcaaataaaattattcatttttttttcatacaaTTTTGCTGGAATAgtaagtattatattttgtgcACATTTCGTAGATTAGGGTTGCCAGGCAAAAAAAGTCAAACTCATAATCGTTTTCATctgaaatagaaaaaaaaaaaattatagcaaaaaaaaattataggcaaaaaaaaattatagaaaaacaaaattataggcaaaaaaaaattgtgaatAAATGCCAAGATGCATAAAGTTAGATATACACATTAACTTACTTGCATCTATATTagaaaaatcaaaattaaaGACTTTTATTATCCCATGCTTATATAtgtcaaaatatttattaatatttttatttttctcattCAAAATTTGCACTAGTTCTTCCTtggtatttttttgtattaatattatGTTAGAAAACAGTCCTAAAAgtaagttaaaaaaataaagttaaaaaaataaagttaaaaaaataaagttaacaaaataaagttaacaaaataaataaaaaattaacaaaataatatttgaaAACAATTCGATtaatcatttatataatgtgGATaatgtttttctttttttataccaTGGGATATGACAAAATTTGTGTGCATATATTCCAACAAATCTATAATTTGATATGCATATGAAgcaataatattttcttcaatCGGAGCAGTATAtgcttttaaaatatttccaCGTATATTttcgaaaaataaatatagtttatttttatcggCTGCTTTACCTTTATAtggtaaaatatttatatgtcgAAGTCTTTTGTGaaacaatatattattcgCAACTGTATCATTACCATTTTGACTATTAAGATATATTGAATCAACAAGATTTACAATAAATGACAAATTTTGATCTTTTAATTTACATCTATATAAAGT comes from the Plasmodium yoelii strain 17X genome assembly, chromosome: 6 genome and includes:
- a CDS encoding mitochondrial import inner membrane translocase subunit TIM14, putative, whose product is MWPIAILLFGGGVLLAKKGMNYMKNQKVGLNKNFFFPSNLNKNLSNVFLKPDMKGFERTMSKSEAYKILNINPTTNRERIREVHKQLMLKNHPDNGGSTYIAAKVNEAKDILLK
- a CDS encoding 3-demethylubiquinone-9 3-methyltransferase, with product MKKQIIYCNKYFGVNKSFVLGFRFYSNNTHDEKEVNFFNNLYDKWWGETKYENKCSVNSFYSILNKILGKDVYSLHDYNKQRFDFILKNYEFLLCEKIKKGKAQIDINILDVGCGGGILCEYIQNNIFYFLLKNINISKLENININIEGIDVSTKLIELSKRRIRERQEKEKKEKKEKEEKKEKKGQNCQSEQSEGNVYKLDKTAININLNYKNCDISDLVYSNDMNKKKYDIVISSEVIEHIPNDKKKHFINCINKICNPMALIVFTTINKNIFSYLYSIFLAEYITGIIPKGTHNYDSFIGETELINICNQFELYNLNTEYVIYIPIIRNYFKTNKLKLLYMASFVYQNNKK
- a CDS encoding type 2A phosphatase-associated protein 42, putative, which gives rise to MEMNVVSTLFDELYILFDEYIINHSKNLHEYESVFKKKEIIELIKNYEGGLIPTEKNVKNKDEIIDHLIYAFKLVGKYISSSDIFSKNEDVDDIHTNYLKFLLIPHILGALCYETINIDIRFDRLKDAKLYFNEFITIVNIYNIVQINEYLYDDNDNDDNTNCDRDSYKSSNGTHNAINRRNIKIKRVKDEKKYQQIYNELAKMNLKKRENINSTSNNDNDNFYQTNHDDEEYREMYLSIIKYKLIQTLNTIDLMDTEMLVLEMRNKEMSKKNDEKKNYEHGHNFPSLSNDNKSANYTKKPVIFKIKKNMQISDITQIRNYYKELVFKPFHNLPTISLEECAQIESQYALKGINNSENKNKKGKNKNIGNSELSDSDDDNEDDDYYKKCMEEEIEKDKNDREWDDWKYMHQKGIGNKNRNIM